In Humulus lupulus chromosome 7, drHumLupu1.1, whole genome shotgun sequence, the following are encoded in one genomic region:
- the LOC133792433 gene encoding protein CLAVATA 3 — protein MASKSIFICIAFLVVVCFVLMKEATTDCNTGGEMVYGCFYVDQTVGFSAVKSNNNRKVLRGLREKKVVIIDQTQMKTSSSSYGNGGNKLNDWEALRKVPSGPDPLHHNGNNHKKPRSP, from the exons ATGGCTTCTAAGTCCATCTTCATCTGCATTGCCTTCCTTGTGGTTGTTTGTTTTGTGTTGATGAAGGAAGCAACTACTG ACTGCAATACCGGTGGGGAAATGGTGTACGGCTGCTTCTATGTGGATCAAACTGTTGGCTTTTCAGCTGTAAAGAGCAACAATAATAGAAAG GTTCTCAGAGGTTTACGGGAGAAGAAAGTGGTCATTATCGATCAAACACAGATGAAGACATCAAGTTCAAGCTATGGAAATGGAGGAAACAAGTTGAATGATTGGGAGGCGTTGAGGAAGGTTCCTTCTGGTCCTGATCCACTTCACCATAATGGCAACAACCACAAGAAGCCCCGGAGCCCATGA